ATTCTCATTGTCAGGCCCGGAGAACGTGGCTTCACCCGCCGAGCTTCTCCCTGGCCCTCATGAGTCTGTTTAGCCAGCTCTTATCATAGAATCTGTGCGGACGTACTTGCTTGGATAGTTTGTTCTTGAAAACAGTAGCCTCAGCAGGCCCTCTCCTTTTTAGAACACTCTGTTTCCAATGGGCCCAGAAGCGACTTGATAGAGGACGAGGAGCTGGAAGACACGGGCAAGGGCAGCGAGGACGAGTGGGAGCAAGTGGGTCCCAAGAATAAGACGTCCATCACCCGGCAGGCGGACTTCGTCCAGACGCCCATCACTGGCATTTTTGGGGGACACATCAGGTCTGTGCTTTCCCACGTTCCCATGGGGCAGGTGTGACAGTGTCTGGATCCTCCCTGCCATCTGCCTTGCCTGCTTTCCCCTTGCTCTAATGCTCAGCTCCCAGGGCTCTGGCCCATTGCTTGACATGGGCCGCTTGATATGAgtcggggtttctctgtatatagcgctcgctggttgtcctggaactgatTCTGTAgcggaggatggccttgaactgtctgagtgctgggatcaaaggcgtgtgccaccactgccccggtTTACTTTCATTGATGTTTTTCAACTTTCTTTTGGGAACCCAGGGGGCGTCAGTCATTGCCTGGCACTCCGGAGGAAGGCTGGGGCATTCGACCCTGACAGGAAGGATTTCAGCTGGGTGTCACATCTGTCCCGACAGTCAGAGCCACCTCCCACCAGCTCTGCTTTGCTCATAAACTGGGACACCAGGCTGCACAAACAAGATTGAATCATAGAGTGTTCCCTGGATGAGGTGAAATGAGAGATGAGGCACTTATGGTTTTTATTCAGAAgaagttagaaaaagaaagatgaagaaaaacaaCTAAGGAAACAACAAGGTCAGGTGGCGCCTTACCCTCAAGGCTGGTCGCCTCTCCTCCCAGACCATCGACATGGTTTTATTGTCATCAGcctgctccccttccccctcctgatGGTTTTATAGAAGGAGAGCAGCATTAAAAGTCCCGGTCCCCTGGGGATTCCCGCAATCCCCGTTGCACTAGAACAGGCTGTGATACTTTGTTAAACACCTCCACCCCTACTCCATTCAGTTTGTTAGCTGGTGCATGCTGTGCTCTGGTGTACAAGCAAAGAATTTGGAAGTTGAAGTGTCTGAGCCAAGCTGGGAAAATGTACAGCTCAGTTGCTAGTCACAGAGGCTGGTAGTTGGCggagatatttttaaattcaggGCGGTTTTGGCTGTTCTGTTGTCTCTGGTTCTGTGATACTGAATAAACTTGCTTGTGTACTTATTCCTTCTCTGTTAGTTAGTTTTAAGGGAAAGTGACAGAGAGTGGCctcttacttttgtttgttttcaattgcAATCTTTAGGTCTGTGGTCTACCAGCAGAGTTCCAAAGAGTCAGCTACTCTGCAACTGTTTTTCACGCTGCAGTTGGACATCCAGTCTGACAAGATACGCACAGTCCAGGATGCGCTGGAGAGCTTGGTGGCCAGGGAGTCTGTCCAAGGTTACACCACCAAAACCAAGCAGGAGGTATGGTCACTGCTGGCTGAGGGAAGCCGACCTGAGTCCGCCTCTCACACAGTTGCTTTACTGAGAAGGCCCAGGGTTTCAGGACGCAGTAGTTGAACCAGACGGACTCCCAGCTGTGTCTCTGGCTCTTGTGACCCGAGGGAATgtctctcttctgcctctgtgtctcagtTCCTCAGAATCTAATCCTGGGATCTGCAGCCAGCCAACTTCTAGCAGAGGGAGGCGTTAGGATGTGAGGGAGTTCCGGGCACATCTGTGTTGCAAAAGCATAGATCGccaatgacagacagacagacagactattcTGATGCTTGCTGCTCTTTGATGTGGTGATGGCAATAGTCTTGAATGTATGCATCCTGGACAGTCAGGAGCTGGGCTTGCAGCTCATGGAGAGGGGCTGGTGTCTGGCTCTCAGTGGCCTGCCCGACTGCTCTGCAGTGGAGGCCATCCTCTCTCAGGTCCTTTGTAGACTGTGGCATTGAGGTCATAAGGCAAGATGGATGCTGGCTAGTTAGGGTGGCGCTGTTCTGAAGAGTTCTTGGTATTAGAAAGCTGGAAACACTCAGTGGAGTGTAGAGGCTACAAGGTTAAATAAGAGATCCCAGTTCAGACCTGTCTTCAGAAATGCCCTTTTGTGAGCTGTGTACTGAGGAGTGAAGACACCCCAGCCTCGGCTCCCTCTGAGGTCTCCCACTCTGGCCGGCCGGCCATGCCACACTCTGgggacctgcagaaggaaggtctCCACCATGTTGTCTGATTCGGGCCTGGTGGTTGTTAAGTACCAGGAGCCAGGGACAGAAGCCCGGTAGCTGGCCTGAGTAAGAAGTGCGGGGCTGAAGGCCTGCAGCAGAGGGCATGCGGGTACCCTTGATCTGGCTGTGGGCAGCTGCTAGCTGGTTCAGCCTGTGTCTGTGGGTTTCTGTCTTTTAGCTTATTACTtaaattctctttctcttcaaGTAAATAATGGGGTTTTGAGGAGTGAGCGACTGAAGAACCATTTAGTGGAGACAACAAAGAAACCCTAAGAGTCGTCATAGCTGGGAAAGTGCGGTGGGCAGAGAGAAACAGGGCTCCAGCAGGCCAGACCACACTCTCCTGAGTTACACTCCATTAAGCTTTATCTTCATTGCTGCTTAAGGATCTTCAGGAGGCCGTGAAAGCACTAAAGGGCCCGGGGAGCGAGTGGCAGGGCAGTGGCTTTAGGATTACTTGAAACGTGTGTTTGAAGAAAGCTACTAGACAGGTTTGTGACTGAGATGACGAGACAGGCTGGTGCCTACCCACTCCAGCCGTACCTCAGCCAGCTTGCTCAGATGGCTCAGTTGCAGGTGTCCATAGGGGTGGGGTGCAGGTGTGGCTAGGGCTAGGGAGCCCCACAGGGTGCAGCTGTAGCCAGGCAGGCAGCCTGTGACCCTGGCTACTCTGTCCCAGGTTGAGGTGAGCCGCAGAGTGACTCTGGAGAAGCTGCCCCCTGTCCTCGTGCTCCACCTGAAGCGCTTTGTCTATGAGAAGACAGGTGGATGCCAGAAGCTGGTCAAGAACATTGACTACCCTGTGGACTTGGAGATCAGCAGAGGTAATGCTGGCCTGTGCCCACTGCAGGCCCCGCAGGTGCAGGAGCCTGTCACCACCCAGTCACCAGGGAGACCTTTAGTTAGGACtctctttgtttaattttattgacATTTGTGGATTCTATATGGAAATGCTCATTAAGgtagttttcttatttttaaatttgctttaGGGGCCGTTTGCCTGTATGCTCAAGTTTGCCCAGTGTGCTTGCCTGATGCTGGCAGAGGcccaaagagggcattggatcccctggggttggagttacaggtggctgtcagccgccatgtgggtactgggaatcaaaccctggtcctctgaaatTGGCCAGTGGTCTTTAaactactgagccctctctccagctccccctaCGTTGCCTTATATTTTAGTCAAGTGTTTTATCTTTGTTTAAGGCAGGCTCTCTATATGAAGTACTGACAGGCCCGGAGCTCTCTATGTAAACTAGACTGGCCATGAACTTTATTATAGTGATTTGCCTGGTGCAGGTAGTAGCAAAACGTAATTTACctaaagcagaaagcagaagagcagctggtgctggcAGGGTCTTCATCCGCCCACACAGCAGCACGGTGCCTGTGCAGAAATGTGCTGGCTTCTGCGTTCCACAGGCCTGTGGCTCAGCAGCGGTAGCACTGCATATCTGCCCGGTGCCctgcaagggcagccagtgctgagGCGTCTCACTAGCTCTGACAGCAAGTTTTGAAGAGCCCTAAGAGACTGGTACTTATATAAATGAAGGTTGTttaaataggtgtgtgtgttgtgtatgtgggaGTGTAGGCATTCATACCAAAGCACATATGTGTTGGCTTTTATGTCTTAGCCTTCTTGTGGAAATCAGAAGGCACCTTGGAGGAACTGGATCCACCATGTGGGTGAACATCTTAGATGATGCCGGAGTGTGGCACAGAGTACAGAGTACAGAGAACCGGGAAACCAAAAGACAGCTGTGTCTTGCtctgatctgatctgatctgatctgatctgatctgatctgatctgatctgatctgCTCTAAGAGAAGCTCCTAGGTGGAGCTGGCCCTCCTCTGTCCCAGCACTGCCTACCCTGATCTCCTAGTCTAGGAGCAGGGTGTGTGCTTGCCTCCTCTGCCCTGTGGCTGTCTGAccctcaaagtgtgtgtgtgtgtgtgggggggggtgtttcaggGGACCCTGTTCAGCCAGCCCTGCTGCTCTGTGAAGTCTTTGTTGAAGTGttgctattttgtttttcagaactaCTTTCTCCAggcatcaaaaataaaaattttaaatgccagAGAACCTATAGGCTGTTTGCAGGTGAGTGTGTTTGCCTCTGGTCCCCCCAAAACACAGTGAACAGAGGCTAGGGTGCCAGGCAACACTGCCCTGGATCACTCTCCCACAGAGATTGTTCTAGGAGAGCCTGGTTGTCAGGAAAGCATTCAGGACCATGTTTGCCCTGAATTGTGGCTGACAGGAGAGAGGGGTCTTACCGGGTGTCAGTGTCCACCTGAGTCAGTAGCCTGCAGGCCCGAGTGGGGCCACCTCCCTGTGGAGGGGGTCGTGGGAGTGGGGGCCTGTGGCAGCAGGGTGAGAGCCTTTTCTCATGGGTTGCCTGCTCTGTGCTGTCTTCCAGTGGTCTACCACCATGGCAACAGCGCTACAGGCGGCCACTACACTACGGACGTCTTCCAGATTGGGCTTAATGGCTGGCTACGAATCGATGACCAAACGGTCAAGGTTATTAACCAGTACCAGGTGGTGAAACCGCCTGCCGACCGCACAGCCTACCTCCTATATTACCGCCGCGTGGACCTGCTGTAACCGTGCCCGTGTGCCCGTGTGTGCCTGACGCTGCTTCCTACAGTTCCCAACTCACTCACTACCCACCTCTCTAGTGGCTCTGTAGAGAGACTCCCTCTGCGCCCGTGGGCTTGGATGGAAGGTGCCTGAGGGCCCGCACAGCGCAGCTCGTGCTGACTGACTTCAGAAGCTGGACTGTTGCCTGGGTGAGGGCACACGAGAGCCGCCGCTTCTGAAGAACCGCTGGTTCCCGGGCGGAGGAGGCGGCTCGCACCGTGTCCCAGTCTGATCGCGTAGTGGAATAAGTCCCGCACCAGCAGCTCTTGTAAATTTGTGAAAATGAATTTtatctttccttaaaaaaataatttttttaattcatcaCACTCTCCTCCTTTACCCTGTAGTTTTTGATAAATGACAAAAACGAGCCAGTCGTCATTAGAGATCGCTCTTActtcaaaaggaaataaatacaaaaaaaacttGTTGCTGGTTCCTAATAGGAAACACATTTTAACGATTACGAGAGGGAAACCGCTGACGTAGACACCGCGGGTCAGACATGTGGGTAGACGTCAGGCTGCAGAGGTGGGTGATTGTAACTTTATTACCCTGAAAAGATTTCAAATCACATTCATGCTGTGTACACATGAACAGTGGGCACAATGATGGACTGACAATTCCCAGTGTCTGCTGTGTAATCTCCCGCCACGCCTCTCTGATGCCGTGTCCCCCACGTACACAGTGTATTGATTCCTAGGAGTATAAAGTTGTCACCCATCAATAAAGATCACAAAGTTGGTTTAAAGCTGTGTTTCTTGGTGTGCTCAGCCTCGGAACTTAGCCAGGACCCTGGCTATGCTGGGTTAGTGTGGCTGTTGCTGAGTGGGGGAGGGCCTGTCTTGGAGTCTTGCTCCCTCTGATCTTGTGACTTAGGTCAAAGCCTGCGTCTTCCCTGAGTATTTCTGATGCTGCCTCAGTTCCTGGCAGAGACGAAGAGGGCTCTGCCAGCCATAGGAAGTTGGCTGTACACGGGGCTTGCACAGGGCAGGGCTTCCATTGGCTTGAAACCCTTTACTCTGGAGCGCCTTCCTTCCGTTAAGGGGCAGTGTTCCACCCAAGTCCTGCTTAGCCTCACTTCAGGATGTGGAGCTGGTGGCCCCCGTGCTTCCTGGAAACCTGGTGACAGCCAGAGGGACTCAGGTGCTCGTTCTTCGTGGGGTGTTGCTGGGACAAATGTGTCAGAGCACACCGTTCCACAGCTGGGGCTTGCTTACTGTGTCTCAAGCCATTACAAGAGGCCCGACACATGCCTGCCATGTAGATGAGCAGCtgcatgtgtgcaggtgagtTTACCCCCAGTACCATTTGGAGCCTGTGTTGTCCTGAGAGATGACGGCCACGTAGAACGGTGAACAGCGAGGAAGTGAGTCTGGTGCAGCGCACGGATATCTCCGTCAGCTAGCAGCTTTGCAGCTCTCTTCTGGGGGCTGTCTTCTTACGTGGTGTGTCTGGACTTTTGACTTTGGCCACTCTGTTGCCAGCATGAGATTCTGCACCCTTTCCTGTGTGTGGCTCAGGTCAAGAAGAAAGCTGGTATTGGAGGGCAGTGCttagtgagtacactgtagctgtacagatggaatttcaggacctctgcttactCCGGTCGGCCCCATTTCACTCTGGTCagctctgctcactcagtccctgcttgctccaacccaaagatttttatttattattatacataagtacactgtagccgtcttcagacgcaccagaagagattgtcagatctcattacgggtggacatgagacaccatgtggttgctgggatttgaactgaggacctttagaagagcagtcagtgctgagccatctcgccagcccctaatTTAACTCTTTACTGATTGCGCAGCTATTCTGGTACTGTTTAGCAATAGTTGTTGGTCGAGAGGGGCCAGATCCTGTATCTAAGGCTTCCTGACTTACATAGACACTTCAGTTATCCTCCTGAGGCAGTATGAaccctagtttttttgtttttgtttttctcagaagGCATCGCATTCCTCCTAGACCCTCTAGCCGTTAGCCCAACCTTAATGGCTACCCCTAGAACCTTAATAGCTTCCTTCCTGAGGTTTAAGGTCATGTTAAACCTCATTGGAGATAGATGAACATAGCTGTAGACTCTGTATGGTTTAACTTAATGCAAGTCttaaattttcctttttgtttgtttgtttgtttgttttttcaagacagggtttctctgtgtagccctggctgtcctggaactctctgtagaccaggctggccacaaactcagaaatctgcctgcctttgcctcccaagtgctgggattaaaggtgtgtgccaccaccgtccTGTATATCAAAATATATCTTAGCTAGGACTTCGAATAAAGCAGGGTTTCATACTTTaccttttttgatatttttactgtttaagacacacacacacacacacacacacacacacacattgcctgTGTGCATTTCAGTGCATCACATTCACACCTTGGAACCAGTGTACTTAACACCcagccaggtcccctggaactggacttatatAGATGGGAGCCACTGTGTGTAATGTCCTTACTGGGCTTTATCTCGAGCCCAGAGTCTGTAGTTTTTGGTAGCATCTCAGTTTTGTATTGCCTGAGCTACATCAGTACGTAGCCAGGCGCAGATAGGTGCGCGAGCTGGGGTGGATGAGACACACCAGCCCTGAATGAAGCGTTGTCAGTGTTCTCTCCCTGGGACACAGGCCTCCTGTTGTTCACCCTGGAGTCTAATCCTACCATGGTGTTGGTGCTAAGGTACGAAGCTTCCTGGTGGGGTCCCCTGGCTTTGACTCATTCATACCTGGAACTTCCTGCAAACTTTGCTATCGGGGGTTTTTGAAGTAGCTGTTTTCCTAGCCTAGTGGTCAGGGTGTAGATTCCTCTAAGTCAAGGTGAATGAATGCTAAGGTGACATCAGCCATGTATCCCCAGGATGGGCATTCAGGATTggaagcctcaaagcccatctgGAGTGTGTTGGTTTACAGTGTTGGGCCGCGTGGTGGGGCTCCAGGATGCTCCCTGGAGTCCCAGAGCAGGGTCGCTGTACATTTGCCCTTGGGCTCCTAgcctatacttttaaaaaatacatattttttatgtgcggatgttttgcctgtatgtgcctgtgtaccacatacatatcTGGTGCCCGTGGGGCCaagagagggcatgggatccctggagctagagctacagatggctgtgaactgctATGTAGGTTCTAGGAATCGAACCTCTacaaggagcagccagtgctcctaactgagCTGAGGCATCCATCACTCCAGCATCctcctagctagaacttcaaataaaaGCAGGGTTTCATACTTTACCTTAatattttgataattttactgtttaagataaattacatatttttctaaaGTAAAGAAGTGTTTCTGAGTGCCCAGATTCTCTCCTGAGGGAGCACTTCCGGACCGTGGGCAAGCCTTTATTGCTCCTTGagtctgttctcctgtgaggccGCCAAGACTTGCACATCCTAGACTTACATTTTCATATGTAGTTTATAGCAGTCCTGTACTCCGCAGAGGAAAGATGGCAGCTCTCTAGTGTCTTACTGACTGGGCTGCAGTTGGAGACGCTACCCCGTGAGGTTGGTAAGCTGGGTCAGAGCGCACCCCTGGTTGGCATCCCCTTACCTGCAGCTTGATCTTGTCCTCCAgttttccctgtctctgtctgcatTCCAAGCTGAAGGAAGCTCTGTGATTGGTCCTCCAAGCAGGCCCCAGGCTTGTGCACCCTGAGGCTATTGCAAGGAGTATCTGCTTTTGTGTGTGCAC
The Mus musculus strain C57BL/6J chromosome 8, GRCm38.p6 C57BL/6J genome window above contains:
- the Usp10 gene encoding ubiquitin carboxyl-terminal hydrolase 10 isoform X3; the encoded protein is MYHLMKFIPLYSKVQRPCTSTPMIDSFVRLMNEFTNMPVPPKPRQALGDKIVRDIRPGAAFEPTYIYRLLTVIKSSLSEKGRQEDAEEYLGFILNGLHEEMLSLKKLLSPTHEKHSVSNGPRSDLIEDEELEDTGKGSEDEWEQVGPKNKTSITRQADFVQTPITGIFGGHIRSVVYQQSSKESATLQLFFTLQLDIQSDKIRTVQDALESLVARESVQGYTTKTKQEVEVSRRVTLEKLPPVLVLHLKRFVYEKTGGCQKLVKNIDYPVDLEISRELLSPGIKNKNFKCQRTYRLFAVVYHHGNSATGGHYTTDVFQIGLNGWLRIDDQTVKVINQYQVVKPPADRTAYLLYYRRVDLL